The following proteins are co-located in the Pyrobaculum calidifontis JCM 11548 genome:
- a CDS encoding V-type ATP synthase subunit D — MSFRPPPSRLELIRLRRQLALFRRIRKTLEDARNSTIQRIRALIADLEKLRREIADGFTEVADNFRIAVAKSGIDRINLLAELTPKTVETKIVDKGTHLGLEIRNFASYPVYSIISEAAELDIALSKMKLLTQRLVEFAEKETLFYVLLNRVKEYQRMINAIDYVIIPRIEENIRYIRLALDEREREEFIRRKITTQI, encoded by the coding sequence GTGTCTTTTAGGCCTCCTCCGTCAAGGCTGGAACTAATACGCCTAAGAAGACAGCTGGCCCTATTCCGCCGCATTAGAAAAACTTTGGAAGACGCCAGAAATTCCACTATACAGAGAATTAGGGCCCTAATAGCGGACTTGGAGAAACTTAGGCGTGAAATCGCAGATGGCTTCACAGAAGTCGCCGACAATTTTAGAATCGCCGTGGCAAAGTCCGGCATCGACAGAATAAATCTGCTGGCAGAGCTGACTCCAAAAACTGTAGAAACGAAAATTGTAGACAAGGGGACTCACCTAGGCCTTGAAATTAGAAATTTTGCAAGCTATCCCGTATACAGCATAATCTCTGAGGCGGCAGAGTTGGACATAGCCTTGTCCAAGATGAAGCTATTAACACAGAGATTAGTGGAATTCGCAGAAAAAGAGACACTATTTTATGTGCTTCTAAATAGAGTAAAGGAGTATCAGAGAATGATTAACGCTATAGACTACGTTATAATTCCACGCATAGAAGAGAATATACGGTATATCAGATTAGCTCTAGACGAGAGAGAAAGAGAAGAATTTATCCGCCGGAAAATAACCACCCAAATTTAA
- a CDS encoding V-type ATP synthase subunit K: MATRKALTLAVMLALLAFAQATQAERYLGAGLAVGLAGLGAGIGVGIAGAAAISAIVEKPERTVWYLIFVALAEAIAIYGLLISILLIL, from the coding sequence ATGGCTACGCGGAAGGCGTTAACGCTTGCAGTAATGTTGGCATTGCTTGCATTTGCTCAAGCGACACAAGCAGAGAGATACCTAGGAGCCGGGTTAGCAGTAGGCTTAGCCGGCTTGGGAGCTGGCATAGGTGTAGGCATAGCTGGTGCCGCGGCGATATCCGCAATTGTGGAAAAGCCAGAGCGCACAGTGTGGTATTTGATCTTCGTCGCACTTGCCGAAGCAATCGCTATTTACGGTCTTCTAATAAGTATATTGTTGATACTCTAG
- a CDS encoding V-type ATPase subunit yields MSATFKRPYLGPRVRGLRISELPRDKLLMLAYSNTLDEFLNVLKTTPYAVSIDRLTRENIAELRRELIKIYLDKIRSIFLGSGKDVKEVVLASIKFFEFDNIRNIASAIKAGKNPEDFIIWEPLEFTRRRHIIASLLGSKNVEEIGARLEQLRHPASKAFAFAAKYGEDKISFFIDRQWLEDFTNTLTAKRERSLTTFAEEVRDYINASIAIRARIWGLSDELNELIVGRPTPVVLSAARDPPAKFLEFAEALPWGRLLISAVAESPSLENIAVAMDNIYPAYMKKLSDIYIARFTEFSLGALAAQLEYMRSEVVTIIKAASLIAEGISAEKRKEIFEPLVKI; encoded by the coding sequence ATGAGCGCCACGTTCAAAAGGCCATACCTAGGACCTCGGGTTAGGGGGCTCCGCATTAGCGAATTGCCAAGAGACAAACTACTAATGCTCGCGTACTCTAACACTCTTGACGAATTTCTCAATGTACTAAAAACAACGCCGTACGCAGTTTCCATAGATAGGCTAACTAGAGAAAATATCGCTGAGCTTAGGCGCGAGTTGATTAAAATTTACCTGGATAAAATAAGGTCTATTTTTCTAGGCTCCGGTAAAGATGTTAAAGAGGTAGTTTTAGCATCTATTAAATTTTTTGAATTTGACAACATTAGAAACATAGCATCTGCCATAAAAGCTGGTAAAAATCCTGAAGATTTTATAATTTGGGAACCCCTTGAGTTTACACGTAGAAGGCATATAATCGCAAGTCTCTTAGGGTCAAAAAACGTGGAGGAAATAGGGGCTCGCTTAGAGCAACTACGCCACCCCGCGTCCAAGGCTTTTGCCTTCGCGGCAAAATATGGAGAAGACAAAATAAGCTTCTTTATAGATAGACAATGGCTAGAAGATTTTACAAATACGCTGACAGCCAAGCGAGAGAGATCTCTTACAACGTTCGCAGAGGAGGTCAGAGATTACATCAACGCATCGATTGCGATACGGGCTAGGATTTGGGGCCTCTCAGACGAGTTAAACGAGCTAATAGTGGGGAGGCCAACGCCTGTTGTACTATCTGCGGCAAGAGACCCCCCTGCCAAGTTCTTAGAATTTGCAGAGGCGCTACCATGGGGCAGGCTTTTGATAAGCGCGGTGGCAGAGTCGCCATCTCTTGAAAACATAGCAGTCGCCATGGATAATATATATCCTGCCTACATGAAAAAGCTGTCAGATATATACATAGCGCGGTTTACTGAATTCTCTCTGGGCGCATTGGCGGCGCAACTTGAATATATGAGATCAGAAGTTGTTACAATTATAAAAGCGGCCAGTTTAATCGCTGAGGGTATAAGCGCAGAAAAAAGAAAAGAAATCTTTGAGCCTCTCGTCAAAATCTAG
- a CDS encoding slipin family protein: MILQVVEQVLFAILVLFALIVLVAILSSAIRIIPEYQRAVKFRLGRVVGVVGPGIVFIIPIIDTIMRYDLRVELVDVPAQRALTRDNVEVTIDAAIYLRVIDPLRTALTVRNHVPAVATYAASTLRDVVGMVDLDTLLAHRDEIAKRIASIVDEHVTPWGVKVTAVAIKDIKLPDVLLRAMASQAEAERVRRAKITLASAEYEASKIYLEAAERYSQNPTAVQLRMIDALIEIAREHNLIIVTPPTFEYVALPLALTKKGKNEGG; encoded by the coding sequence ATGATACTCCAAGTCGTTGAACAAGTTCTATTCGCCATATTGGTCTTATTCGCGTTAATAGTCTTGGTGGCAATTCTCTCTTCTGCGATTAGGATAATCCCAGAGTATCAGAGGGCTGTCAAGTTTAGGCTTGGCCGCGTGGTGGGCGTCGTGGGGCCCGGCATTGTCTTCATTATACCTATTATAGACACCATTATGCGCTATGATCTAAGAGTTGAACTCGTGGATGTGCCAGCTCAGAGGGCCTTGACGAGGGATAACGTTGAAGTGACTATAGATGCTGCGATATATCTCAGGGTGATAGACCCGTTGAGAACTGCGCTGACGGTTAGAAACCACGTGCCTGCCGTGGCCACATACGCGGCTTCTACATTACGCGACGTAGTTGGCATGGTTGACTTAGACACATTACTTGCACACAGAGACGAGATTGCAAAAAGAATAGCCTCTATCGTTGATGAACATGTGACGCCGTGGGGCGTGAAGGTCACGGCCGTGGCTATTAAGGACATTAAGCTTCCCGACGTGTTGCTCCGCGCCATGGCCAGCCAGGCGGAGGCCGAGAGAGTTAGGAGGGCTAAGATTACCCTCGCCTCAGCTGAGTACGAGGCCAGCAAGATCTACCTAGAGGCAGCTGAGAGATATTCTCAAAACCCAACCGCAGTCCAGCTGAGGATGATAGACGCGCTTATAGAAATTGCCAGAGAACACAACTTGATAATAGTGACGCCGCCCACCTTTGAATACGTGGCCCTACCTCTGGCGTTGACAAAGAAGGGAAAAAATGAGGGCGGCTAG
- a CDS encoding NfeD family protein, with translation MRAASLLLVLAVFLHAYTVSTFYVVEINNVIGPYTLSQVQRAISLAEQNNGAVLLLLSTPGGLADTTLQIMREIGNSPVPVIGYVYPDYSYAWSAGTYILMSTHIAAMAPHTVIGSCQPIAGGTPINESKVLNALIGYLETVSSSYGRNGTFARLCITQNVNLNAEEALRYKVINLIAIDVGDLIRQINGTTILLRNKPTVLVVKATATVTVQPTLTETLQMWLSDPVVSSILSLLAFILLLAAFLTGHPAAAVAAIILLILSTFTILPTAWLGVALIIMGAVLIMAEALMGMPAHGAVAAVGAVLLVAGFLSTYPANVFGGELIRIENWWLIEAGLYINIAVLVGFLAFMVFKAVTVHRKRPPSEILTSLKGVEGVAIEDIGPDKPGFVKVFGEYWRAVANKPIKSGCRVRVVELRGDFLVVDSEEC, from the coding sequence ATGAGGGCGGCTAGCCTATTGCTCGTCCTAGCAGTATTCCTGCACGCGTACACTGTGTCCACGTTTTACGTGGTTGAGATAAATAACGTAATTGGGCCTTACACTCTTTCCCAAGTCCAGCGGGCCATATCTCTTGCTGAACAAAATAACGGGGCTGTTCTTCTACTTCTCTCTACCCCAGGCGGCCTGGCTGACACCACGCTCCAGATAATGAGGGAGATAGGCAACTCTCCCGTCCCCGTAATTGGCTACGTCTACCCCGACTATAGCTATGCCTGGTCTGCTGGCACATACATCCTAATGTCTACTCACATAGCAGCCATGGCGCCTCACACCGTCATAGGCTCTTGTCAGCCTATTGCCGGGGGGACCCCTATCAACGAGAGCAAAGTCTTAAACGCGTTAATAGGGTACCTTGAAACAGTATCCAGCTCCTATGGCCGCAACGGGACATTTGCAAGACTATGTATTACGCAGAACGTAAACCTAAACGCAGAAGAGGCATTACGCTACAAGGTGATTAACCTAATTGCTATAGATGTGGGAGACTTAATCCGGCAGATAAATGGGACAACTATATTGTTGAGAAACAAGCCCACGGTCCTTGTGGTAAAGGCCACTGCAACAGTTACAGTACAGCCCACACTCACCGAGACTCTTCAAATGTGGCTAAGCGACCCAGTGGTCTCCAGCATTTTATCACTGCTGGCGTTTATACTTCTACTTGCGGCGTTTCTCACAGGACACCCGGCCGCGGCTGTGGCCGCCATTATTCTGCTAATTTTGTCCACGTTTACTATACTGCCCACCGCGTGGCTTGGGGTAGCTTTGATTATAATGGGCGCCGTGCTTATCATGGCGGAGGCGCTTATGGGGATGCCGGCCCACGGGGCCGTAGCCGCCGTGGGGGCCGTGCTATTAGTGGCAGGATTTCTGTCAACATATCCAGCGAACGTCTTTGGGGGCGAGCTCATTAGGATTGAGAATTGGTGGCTAATAGAGGCGGGGCTCTATATAAACATCGCAGTGCTAGTAGGATTTTTGGCTTTTATGGTATTTAAAGCGGTGACCGTACACCGTAAAAGGCCTCCCTCAGAGATACTAACCAGTTTGAAGGGCGTAGAGGGTGTGGCAATTGAGGATATTGGCCCTGACAAGCCTGGCTTTGTCAAAGTATTTGGGGAATACTGGAGAGCCGTGGCCAACAAGCCTATAAAAAGCGGGTGCAGAGTGCGCGTGGTAGAGCTAAGGGGAGACTTCTTGGTTGTAGATTCCGAGGAGTGTTAA